The DNA sequence CCGAGATCTAGCTTTGTTTAGGGATGCCTGGAATCTCCATATCGGTTATCTTCCATGGAATAGAGGGAGTAACCCCAACGTGTGGTCGATCATAGAAGGAACTCCTGCAGGGGTGACTTTACACAGGATTTCGGAGAAACTCGACGGAGGAGAGATCCTGAAAGCGGAGAGAGTCGATGTTTTTTCTTGGGATACGGGATATACGCTTTATTTTAGGTTGGTCAGTAAATCTGAAGAAATGATCCAGTACATTGCAGACCTACTTCACGAAAGAGAGAGTCTGAAGTCTTTTTTGCCTGATTCCCCGGGCTCCTTTCATTGCCTTAGAGATTTCGAAGAGGTCAAGCTAATCAACTTGGATAGCGTCGATTCTTTTAAAGGGTTTATAGATCGTGTGAGGGCCTTGACTTTCCCTCCTTACAAAAACGCTTATTTTTTGGATGAAAACGGACGAAAGGTTTTTGTGGATATCGTCTTGTCCCCGGAGGATGACCTCGAATGATCTATATCCTGGCCGACGGCGGTCCTTCCGTCGGAGGAGGACACATAAGCCGTTGTCGGTCCATCGCTTATGAGATAGACAGAATGGGTCAGCCGGTTCGTTGGATAGTTCCGGTTGAGGCGTCTCCCTTCATGAGGAAAGAAGAGGATTTTTCAGGCATCGTGGATTTTACCGTGGATGCAATCTCCACGGTGTTGAACGCCGACAATCCCATTCAAAAGAGCGATATTCTTCTGGTTGATGGCTATCGCTTTTCGGAGGAACTTTTAAGGTTCCTGGGCGATAACTGCATCCTGGTCGTTTTGGATGACTATCGTAACATTCCTGTGGATCGATGGGCTTCTATCGTGATCAACTATAACCTTGGGGTGACGGATATTCCCTATGGTAGAGAGGCCGTCAAGCTTCTTGGCCCTTCATACTGTCCTCTTCGTCCTTCTTTTGCGAAACTGACTCCCAGCGATGAAGGATTCGTACTTTTTCTGGCCGGTGCCTCGGATATGGCCGGTGTTACGGCGGATGTCGTGACATGGTACGATATCTCGTGGCCTCCTATGGTAGCTGTGTTGGGTCCTATGGTGCCGGACGACTATTTTGATAAGGTGTCTCGGATAGCTGATAAGAAGGACGGATTGACCCTGATGAGGGCTCCCTCCGATTTCGACGGGCTGATGGCCAGGGCCTCCTCGGTGGTCTGTACCTCCAGCGTGACCTGTTACGAGGCGATGGCACTCGGCAAGCCTGTGGTGGTGTTTCAGGTGGCGGAAAACCAGAGAGGGATAGGACGGGCCCTGTCCGAACTTGGCTGGGGTATCGATCTGGGGTGGTGGAAAGACATATCCCCCGAAATCCTGCACAGTGCCATAGAAAAGGCCTTCCCCCCTCCTGCCGGTTGCGTGCCCACCGACGGAGCAAAGAGGGTGGCCAGTGCCATACTCTCCATGGTTCGATAAAAACTTGAGAAGAAAGCGGCGGTGTTTTCATGATCCCCTATGGGCATCAATATATAGACGAAAAGGATATAGAGGCTGTCTGCTCGGTTCTCAGAGGAGACTGGCTGACCCAGGGCCCCACTGTGGAGTCCTTCGAAAAGGCCCTGGCGGCCAAGGTCGGGTGTAGATACGCCGTTACCTTCAGCAACGGCACCTCCGCATTGCACGGAGCAATGTTCGCCGCCGGAGTGGAGAAGGGAGACGAGGTTATTACGTCTCCCATGACCTTTGCCGCCACCTCCAACTCGGCTCTTTATCAGGGAGGGGTTCCGGTTTTCGCCGATATAGACGAGAGAACCGGATGTCTCGATCCCGAAAAGGCCATGGAAAAGCTGTCTCACAGGACGAAGGTTATAGCCCCGATAAGCTACAGCGGCTATCCGGTGAAGTTGAGTCCCTTTATGGAGATGGCCCGTTCCGTAGGGGCTCTCGTCGTGGAGGATGGCTGCCATGCCTTGGGCGCTAGTAGAGATGGCTTTATGGTGGGGCAGGAAGCGGATATGACGGTTTTCAGCTTTCATCCCGTAAAGCATATAACCACCGGGGAGGGAGGAGCGGTCGTCACTAACGACGAAGAGCTGGCCCGAAAGCTCAGGCTTTTCCGCTCCCACGGAATAACCAAGGATCCCGACGAGATGGAGAACGCCGATGGACCTTGGT is a window from the Dethiosulfovibrio russensis genome containing:
- the pseC gene encoding UDP-4-amino-4,6-dideoxy-N-acetyl-beta-L-altrosamine transaminase; protein product: MIPYGHQYIDEKDIEAVCSVLRGDWLTQGPTVESFEKALAAKVGCRYAVTFSNGTSALHGAMFAAGVEKGDEVITSPMTFAATSNSALYQGGVPVFADIDERTGCLDPEKAMEKLSHRTKVIAPISYSGYPVKLSPFMEMARSVGALVVEDGCHALGASRDGFMVGQEADMTVFSFHPVKHITTGEGGAVVTNDEELARKLRLFRSHGITKDPDEMENADGPWSNEMIDLGYNYRLTDLQCALGLSQLEKLDDFVSYRRAVAGRYDEVLAELPGAVIPAGHPGHGYHLYAFRVPADIRKKLFLDLRDEGIWVQVHYPPVHLHPYYRKSFGYKIGDFPVAERFYSMEISLPVYVGLSESDQGLVMRKIEDMLKNP
- a CDS encoding formyltransferase family protein, whose product is MIPFIYASNNENGYRCALNLRDYNCVPELLLLHPLGKGKMQDEIRSVFPDVPCVYWGSDLKTLEDDYGVDLSSLILLSINFGYLFNNRDLALFRDAWNLHIGYLPWNRGSNPNVWSIIEGTPAGVTLHRISEKLDGGEILKAERVDVFSWDTGYTLYFRLVSKSEEMIQYIADLLHERESLKSFLPDSPGSFHCLRDFEEVKLINLDSVDSFKGFIDRVRALTFPPYKNAYFLDENGRKVFVDIVLSPEDDLE